The DNA sequence TTTTACCAGAGCATTCAGGAAATGAACCATTACGCAGTGGTATAAGAGCGGATATTCATTGTCTACTTTCGTATTGTGAAGACTTTCGTATTCATAAGTAGTTTACTTGCCTCGTGGTTTGGTGCACCAAGCGCACCAACTCAACAAGAGCTAACTCCAGAAGTATTAGTTCAGAGAAGAATAGCCGCTGACAAATATGCCTCGTCAAATAAATCTTCACTGACTTATTATGCAAAACAACCCACCAGACTACTGCCATTAGCCGGCAATTCAACCGTACCTGACGGCACTGAAACCGTTTTTACTATTGTCAGAAACAAGCAGAATAAGATACTCTTAATCACCGAAACTCCGACCAGCCAAAGCGGCGACTGGCACATTGAGTACAGTCAATATTTTGACGATAAAGGAAACCGTTTCGCTTTTAAGCGGTCCGCGTCTTTTTTCAATAGCGGCTGTACTCCCGGCGTAGCGCATGAAACCAGGGTAAGGTATTACGACCCGAGCTATAAATCAGTAAAAAGCACGTACACTTTAACTGACGAGCGGAATAAGCCATTAACTAAAGGTAAATGCACCTTTCCTTATAACTATTCTTACACTTTGAGCAACACAGTAAGCGACTATCTAAAGCGTAATAAGCTGCCTGCTACGCTGTAGAGTATTTTCCCCGCCCCCACCCCCAATAACCCCACTGCCCTCCCGCGCGTCTAACCGGACACTATCACCCCGTCCGCGCTGCCGCTGCTTATGAGTCTCTGGGAAATTATCCGCCGCCTCTACCCCTACGTGCTGCCCTACCGCCGCCTGGTTATCAGCACCCTGCTGCTGACGCTGGTGGGCTCGTTGGCGGCCCAGGTCAACCCGTTCGTGCTGCGCTACACCGTGGATACGGTGCAGGGGCTGCTCAACCGGAATCTGGGTTTGGCCCAGGGGCTGGACATGCTGATCTGGGTGAGCGTGCTGCTGCTGGGCAAGGAGGTCATTAACACCTTTATTCAGTTCGGGCAGAAGTTCTACGGGGAGAAAATCCGCATCAACGTGTCGAGCACCCTCTCGCAGGATGCCATTCACAAGCTCTTGAGCTACGAGCTGGGCTTTTACTCCGACAGCGGCAACCAGGCCGGCAAGCTCCAGACCCGCATCGACCGGGGCGTGGAAAGTTTGATGAAGCTGGTGCAAAACTTCTTTATCGACATCCTGCCCCTGTTTGCCAACTCCATCGTGGCCCTGGTGGTCATGTTTATGGCCAACGTGTACGTGGGGCTGGTGGCGGTGTGCATCCTGCCCATCTACTTCTGGATCAGCTACCGGCAGGCTGATAAGCTCAATGGCACCCGCCGGGCCCTGCGCGGCCTGCGGGAGGCCAAAAGCCAGGGTTTGGTGAATCTGATTGACTCGGCGGTGGTCATTAAGAGCTTCGTGCGCGAAGACTACGAGGAGCAGAAGCAGGCCCAGGTGCAGCAGAACCTGCAGGAAGCCCAGCTGGCCACGCGCAAAACCAACTTCCTCTACGACGGCCTCAAAACCTTTGTGGAACAAGTCGGCGTGGTGCTCATCATCATCCTGACCGCCTACCTCGTGCTCGACCGGCAGATCAGCATCGGGACCATTATGTTCCACATTCTGCTCTTCAACAACGTATCGGCCCCCATCCGGCAGCTGCACCGCATCTACGACGAGATGAACGAGGCCCTGACCTACTCCGAAGGCTTCTTCGACATCCTCGACGCCGACGACGCCCGCGAGAAAACCGGCCCCATCCAGCCCAATGAGGTGCGCGGCACCTTCGAGATTTGCAACGTGGACTTCACCTACCCCAGCGGCACCCAGGCCCTGCACGACGTGTGCCTGACCATCGAGGAAGGCAAAACCACCGCCCTGGTGGGCCTCTCGGGGGCCGGCAAAAGCACCATCATCAACCTGCTCTGCAAGTTCTACGAGCCGGACCGGGGCAACATGCTGCTCGACGGCCGCCCCCTCTCCGACTACGACACCCACGCCCTGCGCCAGCGCATCGGGCTGGTGCTCCAGAAAAACCACATTTTCAAGGGCACCATCGAGGAAAACATCCGCTACGGGGTGATGGACGCCACGCTGGAGCACATCCAGGCCGCCGCCAAGCAAGCCTACCTCCACGACCAGATTCTGGAGCTGCCCAAGGGCTACCAGAGCGACGCCCAGCAGCTCAGCGGGGGCCAGCAGCAGCGCATTGCCATTGCCCGGCTGTTCCTGAAAAATCCGCCCATCATCTTCCTCGACGAGCCCACCGCCTCCCTCGACGCCATTGCCACCGAGCAAATCAAAAACTCCCTCGACGCCATCAAAAAGGGCCGCACGGTGGTCATCATCTCCCACAGCCTGGCCCAAATCGTGGACTCCGACTGCATCTACGTCATGAAGCAGGGCCGCATGGTGGAAAGCGGCACCCACGAGCAGCTCTACGACCTAAAAGGCACCTACCGCGAGATTTTCGACGCCTCGGCCCGGAGCCTCAATATCGAGAAGCTGGCCCGGGTGATGGTCGATGATGAGGATGAGGTGGGGGATACGGCGGCGTAGTATTATAAACTTTTCACCTGACGACGTATGCTTTGTCTATTTTGCAAGGTAGGTGACCAATTCAACACCGTTGAACACATCATACCTGAGTCACTTGGTAACGACGACCTGATCTTACAGAATGAAGTATGTGATTCTTGTCAAAAGCATTTTAGCCACATTGAAAACTATATCCTTAATAAAACACCTATTGGGTTTTGGCGAACACTGTTAGGAATAAAATCGAAGCATCGCAAACTACCTAGAATAGACTTTACTAAGCCTAACAATAAGAAAGGCAGATTTACAGATAGCCATCCAGAACACGACAATTTTACACTCGAGGCACAAGATGACTTCACAGCAATAATTGAGATTCCAGAAAAAGAAAAACCTCTGGGTGGTAAGGATCAGCTTAAATATATCATGACTCCAAAAGTACTTAATGAGTTGGGTCGCTTCTTGGGAAAGGTAGGTTTAGAACTTATATGTTTACAAGACCGTGAATCTTCTCGCAAAGCATTATTTGACAAAATAAGAACATACAGTCGATATGGATCCTTAAATGAGCTTTGGCCTATCTTTCATTATTCACAAGGCAACATAGATGACTTGGTGAAATTCAAGAAGGACTCTAAAGATGTTCTAGCAACAGTGCAGTGTTACTCTTATTCTATAGATCAGATCGAAACCTATACTGTTTTTAGATTCAATGTAGGCACAGACAATTGGTGTATATGTCTAAATGATATGTTCCCAACGTCAGTAATCAAACAGTTATTCCTACCCCACGACATCAAGTTATTATGGTATACCCAGGATCAATGGAAGTCAAAATAGGTTTAGATGCAATTACAACCGCTATTGAGTACCCCGCACCGTCGCTCGGCTGTGCCGAGTGACGCCTACGCTTGAGCAGCTATGCTGCGAATTGGACCGCGCCAGCAGAACGACCTAACGGCGCGGGACACTCGCGGCACAGCCGCTCCACATAGTCGTCACTCGGCATAGCCGAGCGACTGCGCCATTAGCCCCGGGCACTTCTGCGTGCAGTTCTGCGTATCTTCCGTAGCTAACCGTTACTACTATGACCCAACTCACGCTCAATCTGCCCGACCAACTGGCCCAGCAGGCCGAAGACTATGCCAAGGCCCAGGGTAAGACTTTGGCGGCACTAGTAGAAGACACCTTGCGAAGTCTGACTACCAAGCCAAGGCTTACCGTGGAAGAGACAAAACCCGATGCAACTGTCGTATTCTTATCGAAGCAGGCTGTCACCACGCCGGCGCTGGAAATATCCCCCGAGATTCTGGCGCTGATGGGGTCGGTGACGCTGCCGGAGGGCATGACCGCCGACGAGGCCCGCGACGAATATCTGACCGCTAAGTATCTGCAATGAAACACTGGTTTCTGGATACGAACGTGCTGATTGATTTTCTGCTGGGTCGCCCTCCTTTCGCGCTCGATGCCGCTGCCCTGCTGGAGTTGGCCCGCCGCCAGCAGTTGCAGCTGTATGCGGCCAGTTTATCCTTCGCTACTGCTTACTACATCACTCGAAAAACAAAGACCCACGAGCAGACGCTAACTGCTTTGAGTAAGCTGACTCACTTGGTGCAAATACTTGCGGTAGATGCCACCACCGTGCAGCAGGCTCTGGCCGCCGGCTTCCCCGACTTCGAAGATGCCTTGCAATACTTCGCCGCTACGGCAGAGCCCTCTATTACGGCCATTGTCACCCGCGACCCGAAAGGCTTCCGCGACGCTACTCTGCCCGTTCTGACACCGGCGCAGGCCGTAGCCCAAGCCATAACAGCTAGCTAAAAAATAAACCCACCCTCCCCGCTTGCCCAATTCCTTGAACTCAATACCTTACGCCCGGTCCGGCCTCGCCGGGTCGGGCTATTTTATTTCCTTATTTACCTTCTTTCTATGTCCGCTTACCAAACGTATTTCGACAATTTCTTCGCGACCCTGCCCATGTCGCGCACCAACTTTAAGGCCCTGGGCGCGGCTACGCACCTGGCCGTGAAGCAGGCCGAGTTGGGCGCCGAGTTCACCCCCCACCTCACGGCCCTGCAAACCGCCCTCGACGGCTTCGACGAGAACCTGACCGAGGCCGACGAGTCGACGAGCGGGGGCACGGAGGCGTTCCGGACGGCCCGCAAGGCGTGGCTCACCTTCGTGGATGACGCCATGAAAGACCACGTGACGCCCAAGCTGCGCAAGCTGCCCGCCTACGCCGACTTTAAGAAGTACACCAAGAGCAAGCTCGGCGGCCTCGACCAGCCCGAGCTGCTCCAGGATTCCAAGCTGCTGCTGGCTCTCTACACTGAGCACGCCGCCGCCCTGGGCCAGCCGGGGTTGCCGGCCGCGGCCCAGGCCGCCTACCAGCAGCTGGCCGCCGCCCACGAAACCCGCGGCACCGCCGGGGCGGCCATTTCCCAGGCCCGCGTGGCCCTCTCCACCGACTGGCTCACGCTGGCCCGCAGCCTGCGCCGCCTCAAGGCCCAACTGGAGCTGCGCTTCGACGAGCCCCAGGAGGTGTACCGGTTCTTTAATTTTGGAAAAACCCGCGTAGCGAAGCGTCCGGCCAAAGCCAAGCAAGTCGCCGTAAAGTGAGTAGTGACCCGGGACTTGTCCCACGGCCCATATTGAGTTGAAGAAGGCCTTCGGGACAAGTCCCGGAGGCCTTTTCTATTTCCTGTAACGCATCGGGACTTGTCCCGGGGGCCTACACCAGTTGTGTACATGCCCCGGGACAAGTCCCGGTGGGGTTTCAGAACCCCAGAAGAGCCCCGGGACTTGTGCTGAGGTGCTTCCGGAGTTCCGAAACCCCATCGGGACTTGTGCTGACAACTTCTAGCTTTTTGCGGAGAAAACAGGATTACGTCCCCTGGCAGTCGCTTGGCTAGGGCCGAGTGACGCCTACGCGTGAGCCGCTGGGCTGCGAATTGGGCCGCGCCGCTCGGTGGGTGTAGGCCCGCAAGGCGCGGGACGCTCGGGGGTTCGTTCAACGATTGAGACGCAAGTATGCGTCTCTACGGCGGGCACGCGCCCCTGCTACTTCTCGTCCAGCAGGTTTTTGGCTTCGCCCTTGTCGTTGAGGGTTTCGATGCGGGGGTTGCCGGCGGCGTCGACGTAGAGCTTGAGCTTGGCCTTGCCGTCGGGGCCGGAGAGGAACAGGCCGGAGTTGTTGGAGCCGGTGCGGCCCAGGAAGACGCGGTTTTTGGAGCCTTCCCGGGCGAAAAGCTCCTCTATTTTCCGGTCCCGCTCGGCTTTGTCCTGGATTTTTTCCAGCTCCTGGAGCTTGCCGTTGCGCACGTCGATGTTGGAGCCCACGGGGTAGTCGTTGATGCTGATGCCGCGGCGGATGCTGGCCTTGCCCCCGGCGTAGGATTCGGCGTTCAGGATCTGGATGACCTGGTCGTCGTGGTACTGGTCCATGGTGAAGGACATGCCCGAGTTGGTTTCGCCCTTCTTGGTTTCGCCGGCGTACACCAGCCCGCCGCACTCGTCGCCCTCGTCGTTGAAGAAAATCAGGCCGGCCTGCCGCTCGCGCTTGGGGTAGTCCTTGCCGTTCATGCGGCCCGGGTGCTGCCGGTCCTTGTTGCTGACGACCAGGCGCAGGCTGCCGTCTTCGCCGATGACGTTGATGCGCTTGACGGTCAGTTCGTCGAGCGTCTGGGTTTTGCTCCCGCCGGTAAAGGAAGCCAGCACCAGCAGGCCCAGCGCGACGGTGCTGCCGATGGCGTAGGCCGTGAGGAAATTCACCCGTTTTTCGAGCGTCGTACTCATACTAATTTGCGTTTAGAAGAAAGGTTGTGGAAAGCTGGGCGTGAAAGTAGCGCCCGCGCCTGTCGCAGCCAAAAACCGCCTCGTCACCCCTACCCGCCCCCCCGCATGACCCTCGACCTGACCGGTATTCAGACCAAAGCCGCCCTGCACCAGCTGTTCAAACAGGCCCTGGGCTTCCCGGAGTGGTACGGCCCCAGCTGGGACGCCTTCTGGGATTCGGCCACGGCCATCGTGGAGATGCCCGCGCAGCTGACCCTGGTCAACTGGCAGGAATTTGCCGCCCACTGCCCCCACGACATGCAGATTCTGCGCCGGGTAGTGCAGGACTACGCCCAGGAAATGGCCCCCAAGCGGATTGTGCTGGCCTAGCGGACCGGCCGCCAAGCCGACATCAGAGTTGCTGGTCGTTGGTTGTTGATCGTTAGTCGTTGGTTGTTCATCGTCTGTCATCCTGAGCCTGCGAAGGACCTTATCGGCTAGGCACGACTGGCCTACCACCGAGCTGGTGCCAGCGGGGGCAGGCCCTGCACGAGCCTCGTGGGGTGGCGAATGAGGCCGGACGACGGCAGCGCTGAAATAAACAGCGGCCCCGCCACACGGCCGGGTTGGGAAGTGGCGTTGGGTATAGCGCATGCGCCCCGTGCGCAAGGTCGTGCTACTTTTCTTCCCATATCCGCTGTCAATGCCTATCCGTTATCCTCTCGCCGCGCTTTGCCTGCTGCTGGGCACGGGCACCTATGGTCAACGCCCAGTACCCGCCCCTGCTACCGACCGGCCTTTCTACCGACTTTACGCGGGGGCCGCTGCCGGTTTTCAGATGTACCAGACGGTGTCGGCCCCGGCTCCCATCCGCTACCTGAACCGGGTGAGCATCCTGCCCGCCTTTGTGTCGGTGGGCTACCAGCTGACGCCCCGCCTGGCCGTACAGGCCGAGTTCGGGCAGCGCGACCCGGCTGATACCAACACCGCCAGCAGCGGCTACACCCCGGATGGCCGCCGGGTAGAAGCCTTTGACCGGCGGCGCGCATATGATGCGGCCGTGCCGCTGCTGCTGCGCTACCGCCTGACGCGCCGGCTGAACCAGGCCTTCCACGCCGATGCGCTGCTGGGGATCAGCACCGTGTTTCACGTGTGGCGGCAGGAAGTATCGGTGACGGTGGACGGGCAGCAAACCAGCTATTATCTGGTTGATGAAACCCGCACCAACCGCTACCTCACCGCCGGGGCAGCACTGGGCGTACTGGTGCGCCGGCGCTATGATGTGGTACTGGGGACAGGCGTCAATCAGAACGTAGAGCTGCTGCGCAGTATCCGTAGGCACACCCTGATGCCAACCCTGACGCTGGGCCTGCGGTACTTCCTGGCGCCCGCCAAGCCAGCTTAGGCCGCCCGGACATGGAGGCGTGGTGGTCAGCATCAGCAGCTGATTTCTGCTATCTTCCTGTGTCACCTTGCTCCTTATCTCGATGAAAACAATCCTGACCCTGCTGTTCGGCTTGTACCTGCTGCCCGCCCGGGCCGCCGACCTGTACGCCAACACCGCCATTATCCGGGACCTGGACGGCTATACCAACGTGCGGGCTACCCCGACGCGGCAGGGCCAGATATTGCTGCGGCTGCGCGAAAACCAGGTGTTTTTCTTCGACCCGGAGGAGTATGAGCAGCACCAGGAATGGATTACAGTGTGGGTAGCTCCGGACCGGTTCAACACGCAGCCAGTGGGTGATGCCGCGGATGCCTCCTACCATACCCAGGGCTACGTGCACCGCAGCCGGCTGCAAACCCTGCTGAGCCTGCCGGCGTACCGGGGCCCCGAGTTTCGGATTCGCTACGAGCTGGTGCCCTTCCGGGCCGCGGCCCACACCGTGGACAGGTCGCAGGGCTGGGTGGAAATCAAGGACGTGCCCTACGCCTGGGGCGTGGATGGACACATGCCGCGCACCGAAATCCGGGCCGTGCGGGCCACCGTGCAGGGGCAGGCCGTGCCGGTGCCGCGCCGGCTGCTGGCGGGCTTGTTTGAAGCGCCCCAGCCCACGGACGTGTTTCGCCGGGGCAACACCTTTTTCGTGGTGCAGCAAAACGGCGACGGGGCCGGGGGCTACACCCTGGTGTGGGTGTTCACCAAAGCCGGGTTGCAGCAGCGCTTGGTGGGCAATTTTACCTAAGCCGCCAGCCGATTCCGGGTTTCGGCGGTTAGTATAGCTTCCGCCGCTTCGTCAGCGGCTTACCGTTGAACCCCCGAATCTAAACTCATGCAGAATATTGCCCTTATCGTAGGTGCCAGCGGCATCATCGGCAGCAACCTGGCCCAGGAGCTGCTGGCCCACGACTGGCCCACCTACGGCCTGGCCCGCTCCCCTCGTACCGACGTGCCCGGCCTGCACCCCGTCGCCGCCGACCTGCTCGACTCCGCCGGCCTGGCCGCCGCCCTCGACGGGCTGGCCCCCACCCACGTGTTTATTACCAGCTGGATGCGGCAGGACACGGAGGCCGAGAACATCCGCGTCAACAGCCTGATGGTGCGCAACCTGCTCGACGCCCTGGCCCCGAAGCAGTCGGTGCGGCACGTGGCCCTGGTGACGGGCCTGAAGCACTACCTCGGGCCGTTTGAGGCCTACGTGAGCGGGGGCGTGGCCCCCCCGACGCCCCTGCGCGAGGAGCAGCCCCGCCTGGCCCTCGACAACTTCTACTACGCCCAGGAAGACGAGGTGTATGCCGCCGCCGCCCGCGACGGGTTTACCTGGAGCATTCACCGGCCCCACACCATCATTGGCAAGGCCGTGGGCAACCTGATGAACCTGGGCACCACCCTGGCCGTGTACGCCAGCATCTGCCAAGCCACCGGCCGCCCCTTCCGCTGGCCCGGCTCGGCAGCGCAGTGGCACGGCCTCTCCGACGTCACCGACGCCCGCATCATTGCCAAGCAGCTGCACTGGGCCGCCACCACCGAGGCCGCCCGCAACGAGGCCTTCAACATCGTGAACGGGGACGTGTTTCGCTGGAGCTGGCTCTGGCCCCGGCTGGCGGCCTGGTTTGGGGTGGAAGCCGTGGGCTTCGACGGCACGATTCACCCGCTGGAAGCCGAGCTGAGCCAGGATGCCGCCGTGTGGCGCGACCTGGCCGGGCGGCACCAGCTGCAAGAGCCCGAGCTGAGCCGCCTGGCCTCGCCCTGGCACACCGACCTGGACCTGGGCCGCCCCATCGAGGTGATGACCGACATGGCCAAAAGCCGCAAGCTGGGCTTCCGGGAGTACCAGTCGACCGAGGACTCGTTCTTCGACCTGTTTGCCCAGCTGCGCCACGACCGGCTGATTCCGTAGGCGCTACCTCCCCTGCCGGTAGCGCCGGGCTACGGCCCACGCTACCGGCCACTGGGCCGGGTCGAAGGAGCAGAATGCCACCCTAAATCCGCAGAAAGTGCGCTGGTGGCCCCAAAAAGCAGTGGGGGCATTCGGCGGCGGTGCCTATCTTGCCGGCTTCACCCGTGTTTGCCGCTCGCGGCTTCTTTCGCTTATGAAGTTTTCTGCTACCCTCCTGCTGACGGGGCTGCTGGCCCTGCCGGCCGCTCCCGTACTGGCCCAAACCACCACGCCCGGCCTCCAGGCCCTCGACGATTCCTACGGCTTCCGCGGGGCCCGCTTCGAGTCCGACACCAGTGCTTTCAAGGACCTGGTGCTGGCCGAAACGGCGGGCCAGACGCGCTACTACCGCCGCACCAGTGAGCCCAAGAAGCTGGGCGAGGCCGACGTGGCCGACATCACCTACGGCTTTTACCAGGGCAAGCTCAGCGTGGTGCTGCTCAAAACCCGGGGTGCGGCCAATAGCCGGGCGGCCCTGCAGGCGTTGCAGCAGAAAGCTGGTCCCGGCCGGCAAAACAGCCCGTTCAGCCAGCGCTACGCCTGGAACGGCAAGCGCGTGCACCTGAGCTACGACGAAAATGCGCTCAGCAACGACGCCGTCATCATCCTGACCTGCAAGAAAATCAAGCAGCAGGAAATCAAGCGCGACCTGCGCACCCGCCCGACCACGCCCCCGCCCACGGGCGCGTAGCCACAAGGAGCACGCGATACGCGCGGCACCGGCTCCGCAGGGCCTTTCCAGCAGCTGCTTCCTGAGGCTGGGAACAGGTAGCGCCGGCGCTGGGGCGGCCTGAACATCGGGCGGGCAAAGGAAACATTCTCTTAACACGACGTTCACATTCAGGCAATATGTAATGCCGCACTTTGTGCCAGCATTATCATTCCATGAACAAACTGTTAACGCTGCTCCTGTTCCTGGCCGCCGGGGCTGCCCACGCCCAGGGCCCCGACTCGGTGAAACAGGCCTCGCCGGCCGCCCGCAAGTGGTCTGAAGCCGTCAGTATCCGGGGCTATGTGCAGGGCCGCTACAACCGCCTGCTCGAAACCAACCCCGATCTGCAGTGCGAGCAGTGCGACAAGTCGTGGGGCGACAAGGGCGGCTTCTCGCTGCGCCGGATCCGGCTCATCTTCTACGGGCAGCTGCACGAGCGGATCTACTTCTACATTCAGCCCGACTTTGCCAGTACGCTCAGCGGCAGCACGTCGCAGCACATTGCCCAGCTCCGGGATGCGTACCTGGATGTGGGCCTGGACAAAGCCAGTCAGTTTCGGGTGCGGATCGGGCAGAGCAAGATTCCCTACGGCTTCGAGAATATGCAGTCGAGCCAGAACCGGCTGGCCCTGGACCGCAACGACGCGCTCAACAGCGCCCTTTCCAACGAGCGGGACCTGGGCGCCATGCTGTACTGGGCCCCCACGGCCCTGCGCCAGCGCTTCACTAAGCTGGTGAAGGACGGGCTGAAAGGCTCAGGCGACTACGGCATCGTGGGCCTGGGCGTCTTCAACGGGCAGACCGCCAACCGCCCGGAGCTCAACAACCAGCGGCACGTAGTAGCCCGCCTCACCTATCCCCTGGCCCTGGGCCGGCAACTCATTGAGCCCTCGGTGCAGGCCTACAGCGGCAATTTCGTACTAGCCAAAGACCAGCTTTCGGCCGGCGTGAAGCACCGCCCCGACCTGAGCTACCCCGACCAGCGCATGGCTGCTTCCCTGGTGGTGTACCCGCAGCCCTTCGGCCTGCAGGCGGAGTACAACGTGGGCCGGGGACCGGAATTCAACCCCGGCACCGACAGTATCGAAACCAGGCGCCTGCACGGCGGCTACGTGCTGCTCAACTACCGCCTGCAACGGGGCGGCCAGCAGTTTTACCCCTTCGTGCGGGTGCAGTACTACGACGGCGGCAAAAAGCACGAGCGGGATGCCCGCAGCTACAGCGTCCGGGAAGCCGAATTCGGCCTGGAGTGGCAGCCTCTGCCCAGCTTCGAGCTCGTGACGATGTACACCCTGTCGGCGCGCCGCTTCGAAGACTTCCAGAAACCCGACAACCGCCAGCGGGGCAGGTTGCTGCGCTTGCAGGCTCAGCTTAATTTCTAGCGCTGCCTGAAAGCCAGTACATTGGAGCATGAAACGCTCCCGACTACTCATGCTCTGGCTGCTGGCGCTGGGCCGGCTGGCGCTGGGCCAGGCCGCGCCCTATGGCAATAACTCCCAGGCCGGCCACTACGCCACGGTGCGCGGCGTCAAGCTCTATTACGAAACCTATGGCAGCGGGCCACCCCTGCTGCTGCTGCACGGCAACGGGGGCAGCATCCGGGACTTCCTGCCCACGATTCCCTACTTCGCCAAGCGCTACCGCGTCATTGCCCTCGACAGCCGGGCCCACGGCAAGTCGGTGGATGCGGGCGACTCGCTGAGCTTCGAGATGCTGGCCGACGACTGCGCGGCCCTGCTCACGCAGCTGCGCCTGGACTCGGCCTACGTGCTGGGCTGGAGCGACGGGGGCATTACGGCCCTGGTGCTGGCGTTGCGCCACCCGG is a window from the Hymenobacter aquaticus genome containing:
- a CDS encoding DUF6364 family protein — encoded protein: MTQLTLNLPDQLAQQAEDYAKAQGKTLAALVEDTLRSLTTKPRLTVEETKPDATVVFLSKQAVTTPALEISPEILALMGSVTLPEGMTADEARDEYLTAKYLQ
- a CDS encoding barstar family protein; protein product: MTLDLTGIQTKAALHQLFKQALGFPEWYGPSWDAFWDSATAIVEMPAQLTLVNWQEFAAHCPHDMQILRRVVQDYAQEMAPKRIVLA
- a CDS encoding porin, with product MNKLLTLLLFLAAGAAHAQGPDSVKQASPAARKWSEAVSIRGYVQGRYNRLLETNPDLQCEQCDKSWGDKGGFSLRRIRLIFYGQLHERIYFYIQPDFASTLSGSTSQHIAQLRDAYLDVGLDKASQFRVRIGQSKIPYGFENMQSSQNRLALDRNDALNSALSNERDLGAMLYWAPTALRQRFTKLVKDGLKGSGDYGIVGLGVFNGQTANRPELNNQRHVVARLTYPLALGRQLIEPSVQAYSGNFVLAKDQLSAGVKHRPDLSYPDQRMAASLVVYPQPFGLQAEYNVGRGPEFNPGTDSIETRRLHGGYVLLNYRLQRGGQQFYPFVRVQYYDGGKKHERDARSYSVREAEFGLEWQPLPSFELVTMYTLSARRFEDFQKPDNRQRGRLLRLQAQLNF
- a CDS encoding SDR family oxidoreductase, whose amino-acid sequence is MQNIALIVGASGIIGSNLAQELLAHDWPTYGLARSPRTDVPGLHPVAADLLDSAGLAAALDGLAPTHVFITSWMRQDTEAENIRVNSLMVRNLLDALAPKQSVRHVALVTGLKHYLGPFEAYVSGGVAPPTPLREEQPRLALDNFYYAQEDEVYAAAARDGFTWSIHRPHTIIGKAVGNLMNLGTTLAVYASICQATGRPFRWPGSAAQWHGLSDVTDARIIAKQLHWAATTEAARNEAFNIVNGDVFRWSWLWPRLAAWFGVEAVGFDGTIHPLEAELSQDAAVWRDLAGRHQLQEPELSRLASPWHTDLDLGRPIEVMTDMAKSRKLGFREYQSTEDSFFDLFAQLRHDRLIP
- a CDS encoding ABC transporter ATP-binding protein produces the protein MSLWEIIRRLYPYVLPYRRLVISTLLLTLVGSLAAQVNPFVLRYTVDTVQGLLNRNLGLAQGLDMLIWVSVLLLGKEVINTFIQFGQKFYGEKIRINVSSTLSQDAIHKLLSYELGFYSDSGNQAGKLQTRIDRGVESLMKLVQNFFIDILPLFANSIVALVVMFMANVYVGLVAVCILPIYFWISYRQADKLNGTRRALRGLREAKSQGLVNLIDSAVVIKSFVREDYEEQKQAQVQQNLQEAQLATRKTNFLYDGLKTFVEQVGVVLIIILTAYLVLDRQISIGTIMFHILLFNNVSAPIRQLHRIYDEMNEALTYSEGFFDILDADDAREKTGPIQPNEVRGTFEICNVDFTYPSGTQALHDVCLTIEEGKTTALVGLSGAGKSTIINLLCKFYEPDRGNMLLDGRPLSDYDTHALRQRIGLVLQKNHIFKGTIEENIRYGVMDATLEHIQAAAKQAYLHDQILELPKGYQSDAQQLSGGQQQRIAIARLFLKNPPIIFLDEPTASLDAIATEQIKNSLDAIKKGRTVVIISHSLAQIVDSDCIYVMKQGRMVESGTHEQLYDLKGTYREIFDASARSLNIEKLARVMVDDEDEVGDTAA
- a CDS encoding type II toxin-antitoxin system VapC family toxin, coding for MKHWFLDTNVLIDFLLGRPPFALDAAALLELARRQQLQLYAASLSFATAYYITRKTKTHEQTLTALSKLTHLVQILAVDATTVQQALAAGFPDFEDALQYFAATAEPSITAIVTRDPKGFRDATLPVLTPAQAVAQAITAS
- a CDS encoding alpha/beta fold hydrolase codes for the protein MKRSRLLMLWLLALGRLALGQAAPYGNNSQAGHYATVRGVKLYYETYGSGPPLLLLHGNGGSIRDFLPTIPYFAKRYRVIALDSRAHGKSVDAGDSLSFEMLADDCAALLTQLRLDSAYVLGWSDGGITALVLALRHPGKVKRLAATGANLWPDSTALAPALWQQMRRGYQEGRFQTFTDPKRRNDWKVFLLDWREPHLALATLARIKAPAFIIAGDQDVIRAEHTVAIYQSLPRAWLWIVPNSGHATLLDHAEEFNRKTEAFFRAPSIPLTSLR